In the Populus trichocarpa isolate Nisqually-1 chromosome 1, P.trichocarpa_v4.1, whole genome shotgun sequence genome, one interval contains:
- the LOC7461662 gene encoding ubiquitin carboxyl-terminal hydrolase 2, with amino-acid sequence MGKRANKKKTRPLQKEKRVAGHSPKSVPQQTNLNVEDVDGVTVVKERKLCPHFDKGFDANKLSEKISSSDSFRCEDCREAVGDRKGAKGKGKQVKKKGSGSVDSKSESKAIWVCLECGHLACGGIGLPTTSQSHAVRHSKQNRHPLVFQWENPQLRWCFPCNTLIPAEKTGENGEKKDAVFEVVNMIKAQSSKESSADVEDVWFGRGSIISELNAEGTMTIGLEGRSGHVVRGLVNLGNTCFFNSVMQNLLAMNKLHDHFSSEEASFGPLSSSLKKLFTDLKAETGFRNVINPKSFFGSVCSKAPQFRGYQQQDSHELLHCLLDGLSTEELTVRKRRNASEEDGIPPKHGPTFVDSAFGGLISSTVCCVECGHSSTVHEPFLDLSLPVPTKKPPTKKVQPVSQAKKTKLPPKRGGKVQPKINRNTDSMPAQSVSKPSVQSDSPCQTQSAVPLTENTVASSDNIPAPGSTAPTTAVDERGEVSQNLAAVIESDSKQAVETTMEQIASSFDDFWMDYIGAETTSEHDFAKENNVLAAGQQCGDKVNIPNDDLTETCQASSIDGEPNKKPESSSVNPWEEEVPLQVQSSEVLLLPYKEEGFTDREIMKGESEAGSSFVGCGQDEAEFDGIGDLFNEPEVSAAPVAGPSLGNEVALPSFIAGISSESDPDEVDDSDSPVSLESCLALFIKPELLSNDNAWECENCSNILREQRLDAKNKQSKISPKASINGDETQIQSDSVSLDKNISCSTEVGSFEDGDAIPNNLCNSTPEVFVSGNGCSNKKFIHAEIVQTEMEPFISQSEERKYEMNVSHSSGCYESCNRETLSGPPVDSCSVDETSSTGYTMAKDEQTDCNFPGNCESDVNEDGDKTLKKLNVKRDATKRVLIDKAPPILTVHLKRFSQDARGRLSKLNGHVNFRDVLDLRPYMDPRCVDTQSYVYRLLGVVEHSGTMRGGHYIAYVRGDARGKGRADKEQGGSVWYYASDAHVQEVSLEEVLRCDAYLLFYEKISN; translated from the exons ATGGGGAAAAGGGCTAATAAGAAAAAGACTCGGCCACTGCAGAAAGAGAAGCGGGTTGCTGGCCATTCTCCCAAGAGTGTGCCTCAACAAACAAATCTCAATGTTGAAGATGTTGATGGGGTTACAGTagtgaaagagagaaaattgtgTCCTCACTTTGACAAGGGTTTTGATGCAAACAAATTGTCAGAGAAAATTAGTTCTTCGGATTCTTTTAGGTGTGAGGATTGTCGAGAAGCTGTTGGTGATAGGAAGGGGGCTAAGGGGAAGGGTAAACAAGTTAAGAAGAAAGGAAGTGGTTCGGTTGATTCAAAGTCAGAGTCAAAAGCCATTTGGGTTTGTTTAGAATGTGGGCATTTAGCATGTGGAGGAATTGGCTTGCCAACAACTTCTCAGAGCCATGCAGTTCGTCATTCCAAGCAGAACCGTCATCCTTTGGTCTTCCAATGGGAAAACCCTCAACTTCGATGGTGCTTCCCGTGCAATACTCTAATTCCTGCTGAGAAAACAGGGGAAAATGGTGAGAAAAAAGATGCAGTGTTTGAGGTTGTAAATATGATCAAGGCGCAATCGTCTAAAGAGTCATCGGCGGATGTTGAGGATGTGTGGTTTGGAAGAGGCAGTATTATTAGTGAACTTAATGCAGAAGGCACCATGACAATTGGCTTAGAGGGAAGAAGTGGTCATGTGGTGAGAGGCTTGGTTAATCTTGGGAACACTTGCTTCTTTAATTCAGTCATGCAGAATCTTCTAGCTATGAACAAGTTGCATGACCACTTCTCAAGTGAAGAGGCATCTTTTGGACCTTTATCAAGTTCTTTAAAGAAGCTATTCACTGATCTAAAAGCTGAGACTGGTTTTAGGAATGTAATCAATCCGAAATCCTTTTTTGGGTCAGTCTGTTCCAAGGCTCCCCAATTTAGGGGGTATCAGCAGCAAGATAGTCATGAATTGCTGCACTGCTTACTTGATGGGCTGTCTACTGAAGAGTTGACTGTTAGAAAGCGAAGAAATGCTTCTGAGGAAGATGGCATTCCTCCAAAACATGGTCCTACATTTGTGGATTCTGCTTTTGGGGGGCTGATTTCTAGCACTGTTTGTTGTGTAGAATGCGGGCACTCCTCAACCGTGCATGAGCCGTTTCTAGATCTCTCACTTCCAGTTCCAACTAAGAAACCTCCAACTAAAAAAGTCCAACCGGTCTCTCAAGCAAAGAAAACGAAGCTGCCTCCAAAGAGAGGGGGAAAGGTTCAGCCTAAGATTAACAGAAATACAGATTCAATGCCAGCTCAAAGTGTTTCAAAACCATCAGTCCAGAGTGATTCTCCATGCCAAACACAGTCAGCTGTGCCTCTCACAGAAAACACAGTAGCTTCTTCAGATAACATTCCAGCACCAGGTTCCACTGCCCCAACTACTGCGGTCGATGAAAGGGGCGAAGTTTCACAGAATTTGGCTGCTGTTATTGAATCTGATAGTAAGCAAGCTGTTGAGACTACAATGGAGCAAATAGCAAGTTCATTTGATGACTTCTGGATGGATTATATTGGAGCAGAAACTACATCAGAGCATGATTTTGCTAAAGAAAACAATGTTCTTGCAGCAGGTCAGCAATGTGGAGACAAAGTTAATATTCCCAATGATGACTTGACAGAGACTTGCCAGGCTTCTTCAATTGATGGGGAGCCAAATAAAAAACCAGAATCTTCTTCTGTCAATCCTTGGGAAGAGGAGGTTCCATTACAGGTTCAAAGCTCGGAAGTTCTTTTGCTTCCATACAAAGAAGAGGGCTTTACTGACAGGGAGATTATGAAAGGGGAATCTGAGGCTGGCTCATCTTTTGTGGGCTGCGGACAAGATGAAGCGGAATTTGATGGCATTGGTGACTTGTTCAATGAGCCTGAGGTTTCTGCAGCACCTGTTGCAGGGCCCTCATTAGGTAATGAGGTTGCTTTACCAAGTTTTATTGCAGGAATTAGCAGTGAGTCTGATCCGGATGAAGTTGATGATTCTGATTCTCCAGTGTCTTTAGAGAGTTGTTTGGCCCTTTTTATAAAGCCAGAACTTCTCTCAAATGATAATGCTTGGGAATGTGAGAACTGTTCAAATATCCTGCGAGAGCAAAGGTTGGATGCAAAGAACAAGCAATCTAAAATATCTCCAAAAGCTTCAATAAATGGAGATGAGACTCAAATACAAAGTGATTCAGTGAGTTTAGACAAGAACATCTCATGCTCCACGGAGGTCGGAAGCTTTGAGGATGGAGATGCGATCCCTAATAACCTTTGCAACTCCACACCTGAAGTCTTTGTTTCAGGTAATGGCTGCTCAAATAAGAAATTCATACATGCTGAAATTGTTCAGACAGAGATGGAACCATTTATTTCTCAAAGTGAAGAAAGGAAATATGAGATGAATGTATCGCATAGTTCTGGTTGCTATGAATCATGTAATCGAGAAACTTTGAGTGGTCCACCTGTTGATTCTTGTAGTGTTGATGAGACAAGCAGTACTGGATATACCATGGCTAAAGATGAGCAGACTGACTGCAACTTCCCTGGCAATTGTGAATCAGATGTAAATGAAGATGgggataaaactttaaaaaaactgaatgtAAAGAGGGATGCAACTAAGAGGGTCCTTATTGATAAAGCACCACCTATTCTAACGGTTCATTTGAAGAGGTTCAGTCAAGATGCTCGTGGTCGTTTAAGTAAATTGAATGGCCATGTTAACTTCCGAGATGTACTTGATCTTAGACCTTATATGGATCCCAG GTGTGTTGACACACAGAGTTACGTGTATCGACTGCTTGGGGTGGTGGAGCATTCAGGAACAATGAGGGGAGGTCACTACATTGCATATGTCAGGGGAGATGCGAGGGGCAAAGGCAGGGCTGACAAAGAACAAGGGGGTTCTGTGTGGTATTACGCCAGTGACGCCCATGTGCAAGAGGTTTCTCTGGAAGAAGTTCTTCGTTGCGAtgcttatttattattttatgagaaaatatcaaattga